AAGTCGTAGTCCCACACGTGGTCGAGGATCTGGGTCTTCGACAGCACCCGGTTGGGGTTGAGCATGAGGTAGCGCAGCAGCTTGAACTCGGTCGGCGAGACGTCGATGGAGACGCCGGCGCGACGCACCTCGTGCGCGTCGTCGTCGAGCTCGAGGTCGGCGAAGCGCAGCGCGGACTCCGAGGAGGGCACGTCCGTCGTGCGGCGCAGGATCACGCGGATGCGGGCGATGACCTCCTCGAGGGAGAACGGCTTGGTCACGTAGTCGTCGCCGCCGACGGTCAGTCCCTTGAGCTTGTCGTCGAGGGAGTCGCGGGCGGTGAGGAAGAGGATCGGCTGGTGGCGCTCGCTGGCCCGCAGGCTCGAGGCGATCTCGAAGCCGTCGGT
Above is a window of Janibacter cremeus DNA encoding:
- a CDS encoding response regulator transcription factor, yielding MSTHETATGPSPRLLVVEDEPNIRELLATSLRFAGFEVDVAGDGATALDIVHRVEPDLIVLDVMLPDTDGFEIASSLRASERHQPILFLTARDSLDDKLKGLTVGGDDYVTKPFSLEEVIARIRVILRRTTDVPSSESALRFADLELDDDAHEVRRAGVSIDVSPTEFKLLRYLMLNPNRVLSKTQILDHVWDYDFRGELGIVESYISYLRRKIDTGDLPPLIHTKRGFGYVLRLPPE